One region of Armigeres subalbatus isolate Guangzhou_Male chromosome 3, GZ_Asu_2, whole genome shotgun sequence genomic DNA includes:
- the LOC134223947 gene encoding endocuticle structural glycoprotein SgAbd-5-like: MAKLTLLLLTTSLLASCLHAVPLKGDDRKKLSVEARSDASEIQLLRFENNHNALDTYQFNYALSDDQTRDEVGTLKDGKDAEGNDVRYYVVQGSYSFVGNDGQTYWVHYTADENGYHPRVGTGPDPEKKF; this comes from the exons ATGGCAAAATTAACTCTCTTATTACTGACTACAAGCCTATTGGCGAGCTGTTTACACGCAGTTCCTCTGAAGGGAGACGATCGCAAGAAACTCTCAGTGGAGGCAAGATCAGACGCCTCGGAAATTCAACTTTTACGCTTCGAGAACAATCACAACGCACTGGACACCTACCAGTTCAA TTACGCACTAAGCGATGACCAAACACGTGACGAGGTCGGAACGCTCAAGGACGGTAAAGATGCTGAAGGCAACGATGTGCGCTATTACGTAGTACAAGGATCCTATTCGTTCGTCGGAAACGACGGACAAACCTATTGGGTGCATTACACGGCCGATGAGAACGGATATCATCCTCGAGTGGGAACTGGGCCTGATCCGGAGAAGAAGTTTTAA